CTGGACGCGTGCAACGGGGTCATCTTCTACAAGGACCTGGACACCCTGGTCGCCAGCTCCGGCGCGGGCGTCCTCAACCGCCAGGGCCACCTGGTGGGCGTCCACACCGACGGCAACTGTGAAGTCAGTGGCCGGGGCTCCAACCGGGGCTGGACGGTGGAGGCCATTGTCGAGGCCTCCGAGTATCTGCAGGACAGCGACATCCTCGAGCGGTGAGCCCAGACAGACGCTGTGCCCCTTGGTCCTCCAACCAGGCGCGGGCACAGAGCTGTCACGCAGGCCCCGTTGACGCGAAAAGCCACGCCGATTATCCGCAGCGCTCACCGCGTGGAAGGCGGCGAGTGGCGGCGTGAGCACCTGGCGCGCGTTGTTTGACCCCCAATCAAGCAGCGGCGCTCGCACCTGACGTCACTCGACGTGCTTCTCGCGACATGCGAGACGCTGGCGCGAGCCGAGGCGTTGTCGCCCCGCCTCACGGAGTCGCCGCCCCCATGGAAGTCGCAGCCTCGCCGAACGCCGGACCGCAAGGCGCCTCCCATCTGGGGTTGTTCCGGCTCACCTGGCCCATCTTCCTGGAGTTGCTGCTGTTCATGATGATGGGCACGGCGGACACGCTGATGCTCAGCGGCGTGTCGGATGACGCCGTCGCCTCGGTGGGCGTCGTCAACCAGTACGTCTTCATCTGCATCCTCATCATGGAGGTGGTGGGGCACGGCGCGGCCATCGTGGTGGCCCAGTACCTGGGCGCGCGCAGGCAGGTGGAGGCCGCGCGCATCTCCGCCATCGCCGTCACGCTGAACCTCGCGCTGGGCGTCACCGTCAGCGCGGGCCTGCTGCTCACCGGCGACGCCATCCTGGGCGGCATGAATCTGCAGGGCCACATGCTGGCCTACGCCAAGACGTACCTGCACATCGTCGGCGGCTTCCTCTTCCTCCAGGCCCTCATCAACGTCTTCGCCGGCCTCCTGCGCACCTACGGCTTCACCCGCGCGTCCATGTTCGTCTCGCTGGGGATGAACGTGCTGCACATTGGCGGCAACTACGTGCTCATCGCGGGGCACTTCGGCTTCCCCGCGCTGGGCGTGGCGGGCGCGGCCATCTCCACGGTGGTGAGCCGGGCCCTCGCGCTGGGCGTCTTCGTCTATGTGCTCTACCGGGTGATGCCGGTGAAGATGCGGGCGCGCGACTACGTGACGTTCTCCAAGGACCACGTCCGCAAGATTCTCAAGGTCGGCCTGCCCTCCGCCTTCGAGCAGGCCACGTACCAGGGCTGCCAGACGGTGTTCCTGTACTACGTGACGTTCCTGGGCCCGGTGGCCATGGCCTCGCGGCAGTACGCGCACGCCATCTCCCAGTACGTCTTCCTGTGCAGCCTGGCCATTGGCATGGGGACCTCCATCATCGTGGGCCGGCTGGTGGGCGCCCGCCGCGCCGATGACGCCTTCACACAGGCCCTGCGCAGCCTGAAGTGGGGCCTGGGCATCACGGTGGTGGTGGACGCGGCCGTCATCCTCTTCCGCGTGCCGCTGGTGTCCCAGTTCACGGCGAATGCCGACATCATCCAACTGACGGCGCAGGTCATCGTCATCGGGCTCGTGTTGGAGACGGGGCGCTGCTTCAACCTGGTACTCATCAACGCCCTGCGCGCCGCCGGTGACGCGACGTTCACCGTCTACATGGGCATCGCGTCCATGGTCTGCATGAGCCTGCCGCTGGGCTACTACCTCGTCTTCCACCTGGGCCTGGGCCTGGCCGGCGTATGGATGGCGGTGGCGGCGGATGAGTGGGTGCGCGGCATCACCATGTGGCTGCGCTGGAAGAGCCGCGCCTGGGAGCAGAAGGCCCTCGTCTCCCCCGCCGCGGAGCCCGAAGTCCCCCAGGTCGCCGCGGCGGCCGCCTGAGCGACGGGCTCAGGTGGTGACGACCAGGCCGTCCCGCACCGTCACCGGCCACGGCGTCAGCTTGCCGCCCGAGCACGGGCCGCCCACGCACAGGCCGTCCTCCACCTGGAACAGCGCGCCGTGCCACCCGCAGACGATGAGCCCCTTGTCGGGCGTCAGGTAGCGGTCCAGCTCGCGCGCCAGGGGCAGGCCCGCATGGGGACACCGGTCCACGTACCCGTGGACCGCGTCCCCCTTGCGCACCAGGAAGCCGTGGAAGAACGCGTCGCCAATCTTCAGCACGAGGTTGCGCGAGCCCGGGTCCTCCAGCGCGCTCACCGGCAGCAGCTTCACGTTGGCCGGCGTCGTCCAGACGCGCTTGCGCGCCGGTGTTCCGCCCTCCGCGCTCACGAGGCCCTCAAGGCAGCTTCGCCTTCTGGAAGCCCGACCAGCACGCGTCGTAGTCCGGCTGGAGCGCCGGGGACTCCATCGCGAGGCGCGTCGGGCGGATGACCCAGCGCGACTCGAACATGAAGGCC
This genomic window from Myxococcus hansupus contains:
- a CDS encoding MATE family efflux transporter; this encodes MEVAASPNAGPQGASHLGLFRLTWPIFLELLLFMMMGTADTLMLSGVSDDAVASVGVVNQYVFICILIMEVVGHGAAIVVAQYLGARRQVEAARISAIAVTLNLALGVTVSAGLLLTGDAILGGMNLQGHMLAYAKTYLHIVGGFLFLQALINVFAGLLRTYGFTRASMFVSLGMNVLHIGGNYVLIAGHFGFPALGVAGAAISTVVSRALALGVFVYVLYRVMPVKMRARDYVTFSKDHVRKILKVGLPSAFEQATYQGCQTVFLYYVTFLGPVAMASRQYAHAISQYVFLCSLAIGMGTSIIVGRLVGARRADDAFTQALRSLKWGLGITVVVDAAVILFRVPLVSQFTANADIIQLTAQVIVIGLVLETGRCFNLVLINALRAAGDATFTVYMGIASMVCMSLPLGYYLVFHLGLGLAGVWMAVAADEWVRGITMWLRWKSRAWEQKALVSPAAEPEVPQVAAAAA
- a CDS encoding Rieske (2Fe-2S) protein → MSAEGGTPARKRVWTTPANVKLLPVSALEDPGSRNLVLKIGDAFFHGFLVRKGDAVHGYVDRCPHAGLPLARELDRYLTPDKGLIVCGWHGALFQVEDGLCVGGPCSGGKLTPWPVTVRDGLVVTT